The proteins below come from a single Saccharopolyspora sp. SCSIO 74807 genomic window:
- a CDS encoding NADP-dependent oxidoreductase → MTTQALPDLGVEIRLAARPQGWPTQENFEIAEAPVAAPGDGEILVRNKVMSVDPAMRGRMNDVRSYVAPFQLGKPLDGGAVGEIIASNSPKFQVGQHVLHALGWREYATLSADHATAVDPDAAPLNAYLGVLGMPGMTAYAGLFDVARFQEGDTVFVSGAAGAVGSLAGQLAKLSGAAKVIGSAGSAEKVRHVTEDLGFDAAFNYKDAPVADQLAQAAPDGLEVYFDNVGGDHLEAAMDNLNDFGRVAACGAISQYNNAKPEPGPRNMFQIVKKRLHIQGFIVIDHANLKDQFVDHVAPLVRDGRIHYTETVVEGLRNAPEAFLGLLRGENTGKMLVTV, encoded by the coding sequence GTGACGACCCAGGCACTTCCCGACCTCGGCGTGGAGATCCGGCTCGCCGCCCGCCCGCAGGGCTGGCCGACCCAGGAGAACTTCGAGATCGCCGAGGCCCCGGTGGCCGCTCCCGGTGACGGCGAGATCCTGGTGCGCAACAAGGTCATGAGCGTCGACCCGGCGATGCGCGGTCGGATGAACGACGTGCGCTCCTACGTCGCACCGTTCCAGCTCGGCAAGCCGCTCGACGGCGGCGCGGTCGGCGAGATCATCGCGTCGAACTCGCCGAAGTTCCAGGTCGGCCAGCACGTGCTGCACGCGCTCGGCTGGCGCGAGTACGCCACCCTCAGCGCCGACCACGCGACCGCCGTGGACCCGGATGCCGCGCCGCTGAACGCCTACCTGGGTGTGCTGGGAATGCCGGGCATGACCGCCTACGCCGGCCTGTTCGACGTCGCCCGTTTCCAGGAGGGCGACACCGTGTTCGTCTCCGGCGCCGCGGGCGCGGTCGGCTCGCTGGCCGGGCAGCTGGCCAAGCTGAGCGGTGCGGCCAAGGTGATCGGCAGCGCCGGCTCCGCGGAGAAGGTCCGGCACGTCACCGAGGACCTCGGCTTCGACGCCGCGTTCAACTACAAGGACGCGCCGGTCGCCGATCAGCTGGCCCAGGCAGCGCCGGACGGGCTCGAGGTGTACTTCGACAACGTCGGCGGGGACCACCTCGAAGCCGCCATGGACAACCTCAACGACTTCGGCCGGGTCGCCGCCTGCGGCGCGATCTCGCAGTACAACAACGCCAAGCCGGAGCCGGGCCCGCGGAACATGTTCCAGATCGTGAAGAAGCGCCTGCACATCCAGGGCTTCATCGTGATCGACCACGCGAACCTGAAGGACCAGTTCGTCGACCACGTCGCACCGCTGGTGCGCGATGGCCGGATCCACTACACCGAGACCGTGGTGGAGGGCCTGCGCAATGCGCCCGAGGCTTTCC